A genome region from Labilibaculum antarcticum includes the following:
- a CDS encoding ABC transporter ATP-binding protein, whose protein sequence is MNIIEITNLHKIYNDSEVKVHAVNDVSLSFEEGEFAAIVGPSGSGKSTLLNMLGGLDEPTEGKILIDNTDLSELKSSDLIKFRMQNIGFVFQSYNLIPVLTAKENVEFIMHLQNRPKMEREERTMELLSAVGLEGRENSRPNKLSGGQQQRVAVARALASKPKFVLADEPTANLDSKSTENLLEIMEDLNKKEHITFIFSTHDQRVVNKAHRIITIEDGKIISDERKK, encoded by the coding sequence ATGAATATCATAGAAATTACCAACCTGCATAAAATATACAACGACTCTGAAGTAAAAGTACATGCCGTAAACGATGTTAGCCTTAGTTTTGAAGAAGGTGAATTTGCGGCTATTGTTGGACCTTCCGGCTCGGGGAAATCCACTTTACTAAACATGCTTGGTGGTCTCGATGAACCTACCGAGGGTAAAATACTGATCGACAATACTGATTTAAGTGAGTTAAAATCTTCTGATTTGATTAAATTCAGAATGCAGAACATTGGTTTTGTATTTCAGTCTTACAACCTGATTCCGGTTTTAACGGCTAAGGAGAATGTGGAATTCATCATGCATTTGCAAAATCGCCCAAAGATGGAACGCGAAGAAAGAACCATGGAGTTATTAAGTGCCGTTGGTTTAGAAGGGCGCGAAAACAGTCGTCCGAATAAGCTTTCCGGCGGACAGCAACAGCGTGTGGCAGTGGCAAGAGCCTTGGCATCGAAACCAAAATTTGTTTTGGCTGATGAACCAACTGCGAATCTGGATTCAAAATCGACCGAGAATCTCTTGGAAATCATGGAAGACCTGAACAAAAAAGAGCACATCACATTTATCTTTTCAACCCACGATCAAAGAGTTGTGAACAAGGCACACAGGATAATTACAATTGAAGATGGAAAAATAATTAGTGATGAACGTAAAAAATAA
- a CDS encoding aminotransferase-like domain-containing protein: protein MISDLKGTFSQISNNNKRSAIREILKLTQNPEIISFAGGLPAPESFPVDALDSIVSKMLREEGAAVLQYDATEGVTELRELLLKKYQDEGIQCSLDNMIITTGSQQGLDLVGKVFVNQGDVVICGLPSYLGGIGAFQAYGAKMAGVPMDENGMSAELLEAKLEELKQQGIKAKFIYVIPDFQNPTGITMPESRRMEIIALAHKYDVLIVEDCPYREVRFEGKPQRLMYELDNDDHVLTLGTFSKIFAPGFRIGWVLGPKDVNEKIVVAKQSADLCTPTFVQKIAIGYMKSGLFETNLQKTIDLYHQRRDVMLAELEKHMPEGVTWTHPEGGMFLFITLPEHMNALDLFHKAIEKKVAFVSGNVFYCDGSGTNTIRLNFSYVNNEKAIEGVKRLCEIVTAEILVEA, encoded by the coding sequence ATGATCAGCGATTTAAAAGGAACCTTTTCTCAAATCAGCAATAATAACAAACGATCAGCCATTCGTGAAATTTTGAAATTGACTCAAAATCCGGAAATCATCTCTTTTGCAGGCGGATTGCCGGCACCAGAATCTTTTCCCGTAGATGCGTTGGACAGCATTGTTTCGAAAATGTTGCGTGAAGAGGGAGCAGCCGTATTACAGTACGATGCAACCGAAGGGGTTACTGAGCTAAGAGAATTGCTTTTGAAAAAGTATCAGGATGAAGGCATTCAATGTTCCTTGGATAACATGATTATTACAACTGGATCGCAGCAAGGATTGGATTTGGTAGGCAAAGTTTTTGTAAACCAAGGTGATGTTGTGATATGTGGTCTGCCATCTTACTTAGGAGGTATTGGCGCATTTCAGGCTTACGGTGCAAAAATGGCAGGTGTACCAATGGATGAGAACGGCATGAGTGCTGAACTTTTGGAAGCCAAGCTGGAGGAACTAAAGCAGCAGGGCATTAAAGCAAAGTTTATTTATGTGATTCCTGATTTTCAAAATCCAACAGGAATTACCATGCCTGAATCGCGCCGTATGGAAATTATCGCATTGGCTCATAAGTACGATGTATTAATTGTTGAAGATTGTCCGTATCGTGAAGTTCGTTTCGAAGGAAAACCTCAGCGTTTGATGTATGAGTTGGACAATGACGATCATGTACTCACTTTAGGTACTTTCTCGAAGATTTTTGCACCAGGATTCCGTATTGGATGGGTTTTGGGACCCAAAGATGTTAATGAGAAAATTGTTGTTGCCAAGCAATCGGCTGATTTGTGTACACCAACATTCGTACAGAAAATTGCCATTGGCTATATGAAATCGGGTTTGTTCGAAACCAACCTTCAAAAAACTATCGATCTGTATCATCAGCGCAGAGATGTGATGCTGGCAGAATTGGAAAAGCACATGCCCGAGGGTGTGACATGGACTCATCCAGAAGGTGGCATGTTCCTATTTATTACTTTGCCGGAGCATATGAATGCTTTGGATTTGTTCCACAAAGCGATCGAAAAAAAGGTAGCCTTCGTTAGCGGAAATGTTTTCTATTGCGATGGCAGCGGAACAAACACGATACGATTGAACTTCTCATATGTGAACAACGAAAAGGCAATTGAAGGTGTAAAACGTTTGTGCGAGATTGTTACAGCAGAAATTCTTGTTGAGGCTTGA
- a CDS encoding transketolase C-terminal domain-containing protein: MTTNNKIFISGDEAVAQGVKLCRPHVIAAYPITPQTITVERLSEMVEAGEMEGIYMHVESEHSAISAAMGACAVGARTFTASSSQGLLYMAEGLHYCSGGRWPVVMMNANRSVALPWSIYGDQRDSLSLLDCGWIQVYVEDAQEALDMIIQAYKIAEHKDVLTPMMVNLDGFILTHTYELVAIPEQKMVDEFLPVFETPNKMSFEEPKNLGFSSKPDDNTEFKYQQNEAMFNAIDVIRDVDQEFAEKFGRKYYDMVEEYQCEDAEVVLVALGSVCGTIRVVVDKMRAEGKKVGLLKIRYMRPFPEAEVKNLARRVNAIGVIDKDISFGYEGTVYTNVNSAISKIDKYVYKSNFVGGLGGRDITKAEIEEMFDKLFFGVANKSEEKVEFFSLNVETND; encoded by the coding sequence ATGACTACAAATAATAAGATTTTCATATCAGGTGATGAGGCAGTGGCTCAGGGCGTAAAGTTATGCCGTCCGCATGTAATTGCTGCTTATCCAATCACCCCGCAAACCATCACCGTTGAGCGACTATCTGAAATGGTAGAAGCAGGCGAGATGGAAGGTATATACATGCACGTTGAATCGGAGCATTCTGCTATTTCAGCAGCTATGGGAGCCTGCGCAGTAGGTGCCAGAACATTTACAGCATCATCATCCCAGGGTTTGTTATACATGGCCGAAGGATTGCACTACTGTAGTGGTGGTCGTTGGCCGGTGGTAATGATGAATGCCAACCGTTCGGTGGCTTTGCCTTGGAGTATCTACGGCGATCAGCGCGATTCATTGTCATTACTGGATTGCGGATGGATTCAGGTTTATGTTGAAGATGCACAGGAGGCTTTGGACATGATTATTCAGGCTTACAAAATTGCTGAGCACAAAGATGTATTGACCCCAATGATGGTGAATTTGGATGGTTTCATCCTGACTCATACTTACGAGTTGGTGGCTATTCCAGAGCAAAAAATGGTAGATGAATTTCTTCCGGTTTTCGAGACTCCAAACAAAATGTCTTTCGAAGAGCCTAAAAATTTAGGATTCAGCTCTAAGCCCGATGACAATACCGAATTCAAATATCAGCAAAACGAAGCCATGTTTAATGCTATTGATGTAATTCGCGATGTGGATCAGGAATTTGCAGAAAAATTTGGTCGTAAGTACTACGATATGGTGGAAGAGTACCAGTGCGAAGATGCCGAAGTGGTATTGGTGGCCTTGGGAAGTGTTTGCGGAACCATTCGTGTGGTGGTCGATAAGATGCGTGCCGAAGGCAAGAAAGTTGGATTGCTTAAGATTCGTTACATGCGTCCCTTCCCCGAAGCAGAAGTGAAAAATTTGGCCCGTCGTGTAAATGCGATCGGAGTTATCGATAAAGATATTTCTTTCGGATACGAGGGAACTGTTTATACCAATGTGAATTCAGCAATTTCGAAAATTGACAAGTACGTTTACAAGAGCAATTTTGTAGGTGGCCTTGGCGGACGGGATATCACCAAAGCTGAGATTGAAGAGATGTTCGATAAGCTGTTTTTCGGAGTGGCAAATAAGAGTGAAGAGAAAGTAGAATTTTTTAGCCTAAACGTAGAAACCAATGACTAA
- the tnpA gene encoding IS200/IS605 family transposase — MPHVKVYIHFVWSTKYREPFLKSSLIRKKVWKHIKENAAEKGIDMDFINGYYDHCHCLVRLQPDQTISELMQLIKGESSFWINKNKLYKDNFEWQNDYYAVSVGESALQRVRTYIKNQEFHHQFQSFEQEEEVMIEKYGFIKIVPPLKTEGK, encoded by the coding sequence ATGCCACATGTTAAAGTGTATATCCATTTTGTATGGAGCACAAAATATCGAGAGCCATTTCTAAAATCAAGTTTGATAAGAAAAAAAGTGTGGAAACACATTAAGGAAAATGCTGCAGAAAAAGGCATTGATATGGATTTTATAAATGGATATTACGATCATTGTCATTGTTTGGTAAGGCTTCAGCCAGATCAGACCATAAGTGAGTTGATGCAACTGATTAAAGGGGAATCTTCCTTCTGGATCAATAAAAATAAGCTGTATAAAGATAATTTCGAGTGGCAGAACGATTATTATGCCGTGTCGGTTGGTGAATCAGCTTTGCAACGAGTCCGCACTTACATCAAAAATCAAGAATTTCACCACCAATTTCAATCATTTGAGCAAGAGGAAGAGGTGATGATTGAGAAATATGGATTTATAAAAATAGTTCCCCCTTTAAAAACAGAGGGCAAATGA
- a CDS encoding nuclear transport factor 2 family protein, with protein sequence MAEFYDEDAVNHQVTQDPVEGKEAIREMFAREFALADMTCVVENIFEDGQWAILEWKDPLGLRGCSFFHVIDGKIKFQRSYWDKLTFLRMHNLSIH encoded by the coding sequence ATAGCAGAATTCTATGATGAAGATGCTGTCAACCATCAGGTAACACAAGATCCGGTTGAAGGTAAGGAGGCCATTCGAGAAATGTTTGCCAGAGAATTTGCGCTTGCAGACATGACCTGTGTTGTTGAAAATATTTTTGAAGATGGGCAGTGGGCTATTTTAGAATGGAAAGATCCGCTGGGTTTGCGCGGTTGCAGTTTCTTTCATGTTATCGATGGGAAAATAAAATTTCAGCGTAGTTACTGGGATAAACTCACATTCCTTCGAATGCACAACTTATCAATCCATTAA
- a CDS encoding 4Fe-4S binding protein, translating into MNRPKKQEFKFPTHIDEYPTGPQYKAGFLPEINAGWRSVRPVIDHEACVFCLRCYLLCPDGTILKENGKIEFDMDYCKGCGVCAHECPTDAIKMVKE; encoded by the coding sequence ATGAACCGTCCAAAAAAACAGGAATTTAAATTTCCTACACACATAGATGAATATCCTACCGGCCCGCAGTACAAGGCTGGTTTTCTGCCGGAGATCAATGCAGGATGGAGATCAGTCCGTCCGGTTATCGATCACGAAGCATGTGTTTTCTGTCTTCGTTGCTACCTGCTTTGTCCGGATGGCACCATCTTAAAAGAAAACGGCAAAATCGAATTCGACATGGATTATTGCAAAGGCTGTGGTGTTTGTGCACACGAATGCCCAACGGATGCAATTAAAATGGTAAAAGAGTAG
- a CDS encoding 2-oxoacid:acceptor oxidoreductase family protein, whose protein sequence is MKEIRWHGRGGQGGFTASRLLGIAASVHGSKHALAFPSFGPERRGAPVLAFTKIDDTKIHDRSEVQNSDYVVVMDETLITPGFEKGIRPGATILVNTEKVEVYQKALPAFKLIGIDASTLAMELLGRPITNTAMYGALAAASGLVSLEAAVASIRTEMKPKLAELNVKIVERAFELINN, encoded by the coding sequence ATGAAAGAAATCAGATGGCATGGAAGAGGAGGACAAGGTGGTTTTACCGCTTCTCGTTTGCTGGGCATTGCTGCCAGTGTTCACGGAAGCAAACATGCTTTGGCGTTCCCATCTTTCGGTCCTGAAAGAAGAGGTGCTCCGGTTTTGGCTTTCACCAAAATAGACGACACCAAAATTCACGATCGCAGCGAAGTTCAGAACAGCGACTACGTGGTGGTAATGGATGAGACTTTAATCACTCCCGGTTTCGAAAAAGGAATCAGACCTGGTGCTACCATTTTAGTAAACACCGAAAAGGTAGAAGTGTACCAAAAAGCATTACCCGCTTTCAAACTAATTGGCATTGATGCTTCGACCTTAGCCATGGAATTATTGGGACGGCCAATTACCAACACAGCCATGTACGGAGCATTAGCTGCCGCATCGGGATTGGTAAGCTTAGAGGCAGCCGTTGCCAGCATCCGAACCGAAATGAAGCCAAAACTGGCCGAATTGAATGTGAAGATTGTAGAAAGAGCCTTTGAATTAATTAACAATTAG
- a CDS encoding GNAT family N-acetyltransferase — protein MITLKPLTPENLPPFYKWIRDEEAIIYSLSIFQGMKTDQQIKDWYLQAISDSRNSNHGIFVDGVFVGYAGISGMSKINKSGEYFIFIGDKNYWGKGIGTQVTQMIVKMGFEELGLNRIMLSVSVPNTAGVKAYERAGFVMEGRYREAALRNGEYHDKFVMSILKSEWES, from the coding sequence ATGATCACACTAAAACCACTTACCCCCGAAAACCTCCCTCCATTTTACAAATGGATAAGAGATGAGGAAGCAATAATTTATTCCTTATCAATATTTCAGGGAATGAAAACCGATCAACAGATTAAAGATTGGTATCTGCAAGCAATAAGTGATAGCAGGAATAGTAATCATGGAATTTTTGTGGATGGTGTATTTGTGGGTTACGCAGGAATTTCAGGAATGTCGAAGATCAACAAATCGGGAGAATATTTCATTTTTATTGGTGATAAAAACTATTGGGGAAAGGGAATTGGTACCCAAGTAACCCAAATGATTGTGAAAATGGGTTTTGAAGAATTGGGATTGAACCGAATCATGCTGAGTGTTTCGGTACCCAATACTGCTGGCGTAAAAGCATACGAGCGGGCAGGTTTTGTTATGGAAGGTCGATATAGGGAAGCAGCGCTTCGCAATGGTGAGTATCATGACAAGTTTGTGATGTCGATACTGAAATCGGAATGGGAATCGTAG
- a CDS encoding ABC transporter permease: MIRSVAWRNIWRSPLRSGIIIAAISVGMSAGVFTTAFTKGWMNQRLEAGVETEASHIRIQQPKFGENYDLKESIPNSELVVNEISKLDHVNGISPRIVIQSMVASAETGTGVKIIGIDPEKEKTVTNLHSKLSEGKYFEGVKRNPILIGAKLAKKLKVKMRSKVVITVQDASGNITGGAFRVCGIFDITSGMFEETNVFVRKTDLARLLDLESSVSHEILVHLDDTELIDQQSLLLKNKHKNLLVQTWKESMPELGYINEIGNLYIYIFVIIILLALGFGIVNTMLMVILERIKELGMLMAIGMSKARIFGMLMLETVLLTFTGGFTGILIGLAASYATMEKGIDLSSYAAGLEDMGYSSHIYPVIELETLVTIAILVLITGIVASIYPARKALKYNPAEAIRTE, encoded by the coding sequence ATGATCAGATCAGTAGCATGGAGAAATATATGGCGCAGTCCGCTTCGTTCAGGAATCATTATTGCTGCAATAAGTGTTGGCATGTCGGCAGGTGTTTTTACCACAGCTTTTACCAAAGGGTGGATGAATCAGCGACTCGAAGCAGGGGTTGAGACCGAGGCTTCGCACATACGAATTCAACAGCCCAAATTTGGAGAGAATTACGATTTGAAAGAGTCCATTCCGAACAGCGAATTGGTAGTGAATGAGATTTCTAAATTGGATCACGTTAACGGAATCAGTCCGCGAATTGTGATTCAATCGATGGTTGCCTCAGCCGAAACAGGAACGGGTGTTAAAATTATTGGAATCGATCCGGAAAAGGAAAAAACCGTTACCAATCTGCACTCTAAATTATCCGAAGGAAAATACTTCGAAGGAGTGAAGAGAAATCCGATCCTAATTGGAGCCAAATTGGCTAAAAAACTGAAGGTGAAAATGAGGTCGAAGGTCGTAATTACCGTTCAGGATGCATCGGGAAATATTACAGGAGGAGCGTTTAGAGTATGTGGCATATTCGATATTACCAGTGGTATGTTCGAAGAAACAAATGTTTTTGTACGCAAAACTGATTTGGCCCGACTCTTGGATCTTGAGAGTAGTGTGTCGCACGAAATACTGGTGCATTTGGATGATACGGAACTGATCGATCAGCAAAGCCTGCTGCTAAAGAACAAGCATAAAAATTTATTGGTTCAGACCTGGAAAGAATCCATGCCCGAATTGGGTTATATCAATGAAATTGGGAATCTGTATATCTATATTTTTGTCATCATCATCCTGTTGGCTTTGGGATTTGGAATTGTTAACACCATGCTCATGGTAATTCTTGAACGCATAAAAGAACTGGGGATGCTAATGGCAATAGGAATGAGTAAGGCCCGAATATTTGGCATGTTAATGCTGGAAACCGTTCTGCTTACTTTCACAGGAGGATTTACAGGTATTCTTATTGGCCTGGCTGCCTCGTACGCCACAATGGAAAAAGGAATTGACCTGTCGAGTTATGCAGCAGGTCTCGAAGATATGGGATACAGTTCACATATCTATCCGGTAATTGAATTGGAAACGCTGGTTACCATTGCCATTCTGGTACTAATTACCGGAATTGTTGCCTCTATATATCCAGCAAGAAAAGCTTTAAAATACAATCCTGCTGAAGCGATAAGAACTGAGTAA
- a CDS encoding outer membrane lipoprotein-sorting protein, with translation MNKIVISILLALFSLSGFTQELDVKKWVQEADEKMRGTSSKSNFSMTIQRKSWSRTIEMKAWSIGNDYSLMYIVSPAKEKGQVFLKRANEMWNWIPSIERMVKIPPSMMMQSWMGSDFTNDDLVKESSLAKDYTHKLLAEEQQQGFDCYKIELIPTEDAPVVWSKIYMWISKKEKHWLRAEYYDEDETLVKYEVLSDIKMVDDREMPTRLEMIPADEENQKTILIYGETEFDIPLKESFFSIQNMKRIR, from the coding sequence ATGAATAAAATAGTAATATCAATCCTTCTTGCTTTGTTCTCCTTATCGGGATTTACCCAGGAACTGGATGTGAAAAAATGGGTGCAGGAAGCCGATGAAAAAATGAGAGGTACGTCGAGCAAGTCTAATTTCAGCATGACCATTCAAAGAAAATCGTGGTCGCGAACCATCGAAATGAAGGCCTGGAGCATTGGCAATGACTATTCTCTAATGTACATCGTATCTCCGGCCAAGGAAAAAGGACAGGTTTTTCTGAAACGTGCTAATGAAATGTGGAACTGGATTCCCAGCATTGAGCGGATGGTGAAAATTCCGCCTTCGATGATGATGCAATCATGGATGGGATCGGATTTCACCAATGATGATTTGGTAAAAGAATCGTCGCTGGCAAAAGACTATACTCACAAACTGCTTGCTGAAGAACAACAACAAGGTTTTGATTGTTATAAGATTGAATTGATTCCTACTGAAGATGCTCCGGTTGTTTGGAGTAAAATTTACATGTGGATCAGCAAAAAAGAAAAACACTGGCTGCGGGCTGAATATTACGATGAAGATGAAACATTAGTGAAATATGAAGTCTTGTCGGATATAAAAATGGTTGACGACAGAGAAATGCCTACCCGTTTGGAGATGATTCCTGCGGATGAGGAGAATCAGAAAACAATTCTGATTTATGGCGAAACCGAATTTGATATTCCACTGAAGGAATCGTTTTTCTCTATTCAAAACATGAAACGAATTAGATAG
- a CDS encoding thiamine pyrophosphate-dependent enzyme has protein sequence MTNLVDIPKVNAKNMTEKEFFYGHKACAGCGGSVAVRLALKVLGERTYTALPAGCMSAVGFIFPQMAFNTNALITTFPGAASMASGIAAGAKALGQKDVKTVVFAGDGGTADIGFQALSGMIDRNDDVLYICYDNEAYMNTGIQKSGLTPYGTKTTTTPAGENLPGSITHKKNMFEIIAAHDIAYAATASIGYPQDYLNKVNKAKHIKGATFIHVYASCPTGWGTPTETSIEIAKEAVDCGLIFLAEYEDGEYKLNRNPKEFASVKDYLKKQGRFKHLNDENIQCITEHRDKKWLRMRKNWL, from the coding sequence ATGACTAATCTAGTAGATATCCCAAAAGTGAATGCGAAAAACATGACCGAGAAGGAATTTTTCTATGGTCATAAGGCTTGCGCCGGATGTGGTGGAAGTGTTGCTGTTCGTTTGGCACTAAAAGTTTTGGGTGAGCGCACCTATACAGCATTACCAGCCGGATGCATGTCGGCGGTAGGATTTATTTTTCCTCAAATGGCATTCAATACCAATGCCTTGATCACCACATTTCCGGGCGCTGCTAGTATGGCATCAGGAATTGCTGCCGGAGCCAAAGCTTTGGGGCAAAAAGATGTGAAAACAGTTGTGTTTGCCGGCGACGGTGGAACTGCTGATATTGGATTTCAGGCTCTTTCAGGAATGATTGATCGTAACGATGATGTTTTGTATATCTGCTACGACAACGAAGCTTATATGAACACCGGTATTCAGAAAAGTGGACTGACTCCTTACGGAACAAAAACTACAACTACGCCTGCTGGTGAGAACCTGCCGGGAAGCATTACTCACAAAAAGAATATGTTTGAGATTATTGCTGCGCATGATATTGCTTACGCTGCAACGGCTAGTATTGGCTATCCTCAGGATTATTTGAATAAGGTGAACAAAGCCAAGCACATTAAAGGCGCCACCTTTATTCACGTGTATGCATCCTGTCCAACAGGCTGGGGAACCCCAACCGAAACATCTATCGAAATTGCAAAAGAAGCTGTAGACTGTGGTCTGATTTTCTTGGCAGAATATGAGGATGGCGAGTACAAATTGAACCGCAACCCGAAAGAATTTGCTTCGGTAAAAGATTATCTGAAAAAGCAGGGCCGGTTCAAGCACCTGAATGATGAGAATATTCAATGCATAACAGAGCATCGCGACAAAAAATGGTTACGCATGCGCAAAAATTGGTTATAA
- a CDS encoding ABC transporter permease, with the protein MRTNLKLAWRNLWRNRRRTLITVASIFFGVMLSAYMTSMQEGSYTKMVDIVVKFYSGYMQVHHEDYWENKSINNTFEYNQELVDELLANKDVEFVFPRLESFGLASSKELTKGALIFGIDPLGENQLTKIADKVRSGKYLEAKDEGVLMGDGLAKYLQLSVNDTLVIISQGYHGVSAAEKFPIRGIIKHVSPELNKTIVYMSLAKCQDFFSAEDRLSSLVINVANNDVMKRAFHDLKKKIKAPYSIMSWEEMQPEVVQQIESDRAGGVIMKAILYIVIAFGILGTIMMMIMERRREFGVMVAIGMRKGKLASVIFFETLFIGLLGILSGLLVSYPLLLLQSANPIPLTGQAAQLMEEFGFEPYMFFSTSWHVFSQQAISVSVITLIIAIYPVISIFRFKVIDALKA; encoded by the coding sequence ATGAGAACAAATTTAAAACTGGCCTGGCGAAATCTTTGGCGAAACAGAAGGAGAACCTTAATTACTGTAGCCTCTATCTTTTTTGGGGTTATGCTATCGGCCTATATGACCTCGATGCAAGAGGGTTCGTATACGAAAATGGTTGATATTGTGGTGAAATTTTACTCGGGATACATGCAGGTGCATCATGAGGATTATTGGGAAAACAAAAGCATTAACAACACCTTCGAATACAATCAGGAATTGGTAGACGAGCTGCTCGCCAACAAAGATGTTGAATTTGTTTTTCCAAGATTGGAATCTTTTGGTCTGGCCTCATCAAAAGAACTGACAAAAGGGGCCCTGATTTTTGGCATCGATCCATTGGGCGAAAATCAGCTAACCAAAATTGCCGATAAAGTCAGGTCAGGAAAATATTTGGAAGCAAAAGATGAGGGAGTATTGATGGGTGATGGCCTGGCGAAGTATTTACAGCTAAGTGTAAACGACACTTTGGTGATCATCAGTCAGGGATACCACGGAGTGAGTGCGGCAGAAAAATTCCCAATCCGTGGCATTATTAAACATGTATCGCCCGAGCTGAATAAAACAATTGTGTACATGAGTCTGGCGAAATGTCAGGATTTTTTTAGCGCTGAAGATCGCCTGAGTTCCCTGGTAATTAATGTGGCCAACAATGATGTAATGAAACGTGCTTTTCATGATCTGAAAAAGAAAATAAAAGCGCCCTACTCTATTATGAGTTGGGAAGAAATGCAGCCTGAGGTAGTACAACAAATTGAAAGTGATCGTGCCGGCGGTGTAATCATGAAAGCAATACTGTACATCGTTATTGCATTTGGAATTTTAGGTACCATCATGATGATGATCATGGAAAGAAGACGCGAATTTGGTGTTATGGTTGCCATTGGGATGCGAAAAGGCAAATTGGCAAGTGTCATTTTTTTCGAGACTCTTTTTATTGGTCTATTAGGCATACTTTCCGGTTTGCTGGTCAGCTATCCTTTATTGCTGCTGCAAAGTGCCAATCCGATACCTCTTACCGGACAAGCAGCTCAACTGATGGAAGAATTCGGTTTTGAACCCTACATGTTCTTCTCAACCTCGTGGCACGTATTTAGCCAGCAAGCCATTAGTGTATCTGTCATTACCCTGATAATTGCCATTTATCCGGTAATTTCGATATTCCGATTTAAAGTAATAGATGCCTTGAAAGCTTAG
- a CDS encoding Lrp/AsnC family transcriptional regulator has protein sequence MDKLDQTDRKILQLLQQDCRITIKELSEKLYLSNTPVYERVKKLERNGIIKNYVAVLDPEKIDKSMVVFISVSITKHTRDVVEQLRNDALALPEVMEFYITSGSFDAMMKIMVKDMHAFQFFLQEKLSTLEYITRFNSTFVISSSDKIGYDL, from the coding sequence ATGGATAAACTGGACCAAACCGATCGTAAAATTTTACAACTGCTGCAGCAGGATTGCCGCATTACCATTAAGGAACTTTCGGAGAAACTATACCTAAGCAACACGCCTGTGTACGAAAGGGTTAAAAAACTGGAACGTAACGGAATTATTAAAAACTATGTGGCGGTACTCGACCCCGAAAAAATCGATAAAAGCATGGTGGTTTTTATCTCTGTTTCAATAACTAAACACACACGCGATGTAGTAGAACAACTGCGAAATGATGCTCTCGCACTGCCAGAGGTTATGGAATTTTACATTACCTCCGGAAGTTTCGATGCCATGATGAAAATAATGGTGAAAGACATGCATGCTTTTCAATTCTTTCTTCAGGAGAAACTTTCTACTTTAGAATACATTACCCGATTCAACAGCACCTTCGTGATTTCTTCTTCGGATAAAATTGGATACGATTTGTAA